One window from the genome of Alosa alosa isolate M-15738 ecotype Scorff River chromosome 15, AALO_Geno_1.1, whole genome shotgun sequence encodes:
- the LOC125308465 gene encoding E3 ubiquitin-protein ligase TRIM62-like, with translation MRAMAENIRTDDVTSLHNSTAESSEPAPTAAPTPQCTQQDLETVQINVAKHLDNLEGTLVKKMIQKIAPVALDPNTAHPDLILSENLTRMTYVKNNPKRFDKYGSALGSVGFNSGTHS, from the exons ATGAGAGCCATGGCAGAAAATATAAGAACTGATGATGTCACATCCCTGCAT AATAGCACAGCGGAAAG TTCTGAACCCGCACCCACAGCAGCACCAACACCCCAGTGCACACAGCAGGATCTAGAGACGGTTCAGATCAATGTGGCAAAACACCTGGACAACCTGGAGGGCACACTCGTGAAGAAAATGATCCAAAAGATTG CTCCTGTGGCTCTGGATCCCAACACTGCACACCCAGATCTCATCCTGTCTGAAAATCTGACCAGGATGACATATGTTAAAAATAACCCAAAGAGATTTGATAAGTACGGCAGCGCCCTGGGCTCTGTGGGCTTTAACTCAGGGACTCACAGCTAG